A genomic segment from Paenibacillus sp. FSL K6-1096 encodes:
- the nrdF gene encoding class 1b ribonucleoside-diphosphate reductase subunit beta: MSAIQAVNWNRPDDDFSLMFWNQNIMQFWTDDEIPLSDDKMSWLTLSETEKDSYMKVLGGLTLLDTVQGGVGMPQIMEHVDGLQRKAVLGFMGMMEQIHAKSYSSIFTTLASTEEIDGIFRWVEDNTFLQFKAETISEYYQKIETKKDLYLAMAASVLLESYLFYSGFFYPLYLAGQGKMTCSGEIIDLILRDESIHGVYVGVLAQEIFEELSEEDQSDVYETLVGLLRLLHANEEQYTEQIYAPIGLVEEVKTFLRYNANKAMMNLGHDPLFAEEEINPIVQNGISTHTKQHDFFSKKGNGYVRAMNVEPLRDEDFQF, from the coding sequence ATGAGCGCAATTCAAGCCGTGAACTGGAACCGTCCCGATGACGATTTCTCGCTGATGTTCTGGAACCAGAATATCATGCAGTTCTGGACCGATGATGAAATTCCATTATCCGATGACAAAATGTCCTGGCTCACGCTAAGCGAGACCGAGAAGGACTCTTATATGAAGGTGCTGGGCGGACTGACCCTGCTCGATACGGTTCAGGGCGGCGTTGGGATGCCGCAGATTATGGAGCATGTAGACGGCTTGCAGCGCAAGGCGGTCCTCGGCTTCATGGGCATGATGGAGCAAATCCATGCGAAGTCCTACAGCAGTATTTTTACAACACTGGCTTCGACTGAGGAGATTGACGGGATTTTCCGCTGGGTGGAGGACAATACGTTCCTGCAATTCAAGGCGGAGACGATCTCGGAGTACTACCAGAAGATTGAGACGAAAAAAGACCTCTATCTGGCGATGGCTGCCTCGGTGCTGCTGGAAAGCTACCTGTTCTACAGCGGCTTCTTCTACCCGCTCTATCTGGCCGGACAAGGCAAAATGACCTGCAGCGGCGAGATCATCGACCTGATCCTGCGGGATGAGAGCATCCACGGCGTATACGTCGGCGTGCTGGCCCAGGAAATCTTCGAGGAGCTGTCCGAAGAAGACCAGAGCGATGTCTACGAGACGCTGGTTGGCCTGCTGCGCCTGCTCCACGCGAACGAAGAGCAATACACCGAGCAGATCTACGCACCGATCGGGCTGGTGGAGGAAGTGAAGACCTTCCTGCGCTACAACGCCAACAAGGCGATGATGAACCTCGGCCATGATCCGCTGTTCGCTGAGGAAGAGATCAACCCGATCGTCCAGAACGGCATCAGCACCCACACGAAGCAGCATGACTTCTTCTCGAAGAAGGGCAACGGGTATGTGCGGGCGATGAATGTGGAGCCTTTGCGGGATGAGGATTTTCAGTTTTAA